The Nitrospirota bacterium genomic sequence GGCGCGTGTTGACCAGATCGCCGGTGTACGTCGTCTCTCGGCCTTCGCTCCCCGGCGCGGCGTAGGTATAGAAGACACCGGCCTGGACGCGAAACGGGCGGATATTCTTGCGAGCCATGATCCCTTCCGTAAAAGCCACTTCGCCGAAACGGGTGGCGGGAAAGCGGCCGATCGGGGCAAAGCCGCCGGGCGGCCTGCTCGTGCCCGTCCATTTCCCCGTCGGCAGAACGATGTGATTGAACAGGGTGACCGACGGGCGCCAAGAGCCCGGGTCCTGCACGATCGGCCGGTATTTGATCGCCAGGGAGGTGTCGCCCGGGCCTGTGTCGGTGTCCACCTTGCCGTTTTCTCGAGCCCAAAAGGATTGAAGCGAGGTCGTGGCGCCGAACTGGATATGGTCGGTGACGCCGTATGCGAATTCGAGGGAGGGTTCCTGCACGCTATACAGATGAACCGGTCCGCTCTTGCGGTCCGAGAAGAAGCGAAAGCGGTTGTCGAAGGAATGCTCGCCGATCTGGGAAAAGATGAAAGGCCGAAGCAGAGACTGTCCCTTGGGCTGGAGATCGACCGCCGTGTGCAGGATCGGACCGTGCGAGAACGGGTTCCAACTGTTCCGGTATTTCCGAATGTCTTCATCGGAAGGTATCCAACTCGAAGCGTGGACCGGCTGCGCGCAGACGGCCTGCGCCAATTGTGCCCCCATCAACATCATCAACACAATCCGCACGGACTCTCCGAGGTTCGCGCGCGGCTTCGCCTCCGCGCCGCTTCGTCCGAGGACGACGTGATTGCCGGCACACAGATCGGGAGCGCATGGGAGCGATGCGTGAATGAGACTCCGGTCAGCATCGGGATTCGATCGGGTGGGGAGTTCGATTCCAGTGCAGCCAATGCCGGCAGAGGTCGTGGGCGAGCGTGGAGAGCTCTTCGAATGTGCCCGGCTTCACCACGTAGGCCGACGCTCCGGCTTCGTAGCAGGCGCGGATGTCGCGCGGGTCGTCCGAGGTCGTCAGCATGACGATGGGGATAAGGGGCAGGCGCGCGTCGGCTCGAAGCCGGTACACCAATTCGATGCCGGTCATATCTCTGAGATGCAGGTCCAGAATGATCACTTGCGGGAGCGCGGGCTGCGGCGAACGGGCCTGGGCTTGGAGCAGGGCCAGCGCAGACTCAGCGTCGTGCATGGCCAGGGTCGACTCGCCGAACCCCTGCTGAGCGATCGCTTCCTGCAAGAGCTCGCACTCGCCCCGGTTGTCCTCGACCAAGAGGATGCGCTTGCCGGTTGCCGCGGTCGCGCAGTGCATGGTGCGTCTTCGTGCCGGGTGAATGCGGGATGACTCAGCAAATGAAATGCCGCATCGGAACGACGAGCAGAACGCTCAAAGCTGATTGGAAGGCGTTGAGAAATCGAGGAAATGGATCTTTGGGTGAGGCACGAGTGCGAGTACCGATGGAGCGGTCATGAGGTCTCGCCCTGGAGAAATTCCAGGGTGGAGGGGAATTTTTCTAGGAACCGGACTGTTCCTCCGTGACCCCGTACTTGCGCAGTTTTGTGAGGAGCGTCTTGTAATCGATACCCAGGGTGCGGGCCGTCTGAGTTTTGTTCCCGCCGTGTTCCTTGAGGATGCGGAGGATATGTTTTTGTTCGGCTTCGTCCAAAGAACGCGGGGGCGCGGTGTGACGAGAGGAGAGTCGGTCCTGTGCGGCAGGCAACAGGGCCGCCAGTTCGTCCGGTTCGATGGTTGGCGCGGCGCCGGGCGGCGACAGGAGGACCAGGCGCTCGACCACGTTGCGGAGTTCCCGGACATTGCCCGGCCAAGGGTACGCGGCCAGGCGCTCGATCGACGGCTTTGAGAAGACACGGGGAGGCAAGCCCGGCGGCCAAAGCGCCTGCAGGAAGCCTTCGGCCAGGAGAGGAATGTCTTCCGGCCGTTCCCGCAGCGGCGGCACGCGGAGCGTCACGGTGTTGATCCGGTACAGCAAGTCGTCTCTGAATCGTCCTGCGAGAACCAGATCCTGAAGGTCGCGGTTGGTCGCACCGATGAACCGAACATCAGCCGTCAAGATTCTCGTCCCGCCGACCTGACGATACTCTCCTCGATCCAACACCCGCAGCACGCTGACCTGCATGGGCCCGCTCATCTCGCCGATCTCGTCTAGAAACAACGTGCCGCCCTCGGCCGCGGCGATCAGACCGGATTTCGGGGCGACGGCGCCGGTGAACGCGCCTTTTTCGTATCCGAACAGCTCGCTCTCCAGCAGGTCGCCCTTCACCGTGCCGCAATTGACAGCCAGAAACGGAGCGTCCCGGCGAGAGCTGAGAGCGTGAAAGGTGCGCGCGATCAATTCCTTGCCCGTGCCGGTCTCGCCCTGGATCAACACCGGCGCGTTGGACGGCGCGATCTTCCGCACCAGCTCCATCAACTTTCGCCAGGCGAGGCTCGTACCGTGCAGGATCCGGTCGACGCGCCGGGCTGCCGACTCCAGACGAAACGCCAGGTTTTCGCGGCGGAGCGCGCGCACGGCTTTTAGCTTGGCCAACGCCGCGGCGACCTGCGACCCGTCGAACGGCGTCTCCTTGACGAGGAAGTCCCAGGCCCCCGCCTTGATGGCCTCGACGGCGGCTCGAATTTCACCGTGTCCGGTCAGCACGATCACATCCACATCCGGTTGATGTTCGCGCACCCATTCCACTACCGCGCGTCCGTCCACGCCGGGCATGCGGAGGTCGGTAATCACGCAGTCATAGGACGAAACCTTGAGTGCGTCGAGCCCGGCCTGCCCATGCTCGACCATGGTCACGGCGCAGCCTTCTTGCCGCAGCGTCTCCTCCAGGACTAGACGGACGAACTCTTCGTCGTCGATGACGAGCACCTTCATGGAACGTCCTTCATCGGGAACGCAAGATAGAACACGCTCCCCTTGCCGGGCGAAGATTCCGCCCAGACCCGACCACCGTGTTTCTCCATGACCAATTTCACGATGGCCAGCCCGACGCCCGTCCCTTCAAATTCCGATGGAGCGTGGAGGCGTTCAAACAAGCCGAAGATGCGTTCGGTCTCTTTAGAGTCGAACCCGATGCCGTTGTCTTTGATCCACAGTACGTATTCATGAGCTGTCACGGTGCCGCCAATGCAAATCTCAGGAGGAACGTCGCCGCGCGAGAACTTCAGCGCATTGTCCAAAAGATTCACGACGGCCTGCCGGATCGCTGCGGGATCTCCCGGGATCTCGGCGGCCGGCAGATCGACGGTCACGGTCGGCGCCGGGAACGGCGCGGACTGCAGGCGATCCGACACCACTGCGTGAACCAGCGCCCGTAGATCCACGCGGACCCTGGGCAGGGTCTGTCGCTCAAGACGCGAGTAGCGAAGCAGTGCGTCGATCAGGGCAATCATCTGAAGAGAGGACGCGTGGATCTTCGCGGCATAGCCCGAGGCCGTCGGATCCATCGTCCGGCCGAACTTGCGCTCGAGCAGCGAGGAAAACCCTTCGATCTCGCGCAACGGCGCTTTGAGGTCGTGGGCGACGGAATAGGTGAAGGCTTCCAGTTCCTTGGTCTTGCGTTCCAGCGCGCGGGTGCGCTCCCGCAAGGTGGCCAGCATGGCGACGAGTGATGCGGAGAGCATGCCGACTTCGTCCTTGGAAGGCCAGAGATCGAACGAAGCCGACAGGTCTTGACGGGCCACACGATCCGCCGTCGTAGCCAGGTGTGTGAGCGGCTGGGCGATTTGCTTGTTGAAGAGGGCGTAGGTGGCTGTGATGACCAAGGCCAGCAGCGCCACCAAGGCCAGAGCCACCCCGCGCGCGCGGCTGACCAGCAAATCCCCTTCGCGCTTCATCTCCATGTCGATTCGAACGTGCGCGTCCGCGAGCTGATCGAGGCCGTCGGTCAGCTCCCCGATCAAGCGATCGGCCTGCTGCGCGGGGGAACGCGAACCCGGTCTCGTCGCGCGCGCCGCGGAAAGATAGGTCTTCCAGTTCGCCGTCAACGTCTCAATGGCTGATTCGATCCGCCGGATGGCGGCGTCTTCCTGATCGGCCAATGCCGTTTGGTGATGGTCGGTCAACATCCGGTAGAGGATAGGATGGGTGCGGGCCGCATGCGTGGTTCGATACAATTCCAACGACCGATTGATCGCAGCCGCATGCGCGTTCAGGCGATCCAACGTGTCCTCCAAGCCGTCCGACGATTTCCGTTCCAAGAACACGTGGTAGATCAGGTTCAGCTCCAGCGTTTCCCGCTGCATGGTAGCCGCGGTAATGATCGCCGGAACGGTGATCCGTTGATGCCGGTCGACGTAACTGTTGATGCGGACGAGATAGATCAGGATGGCGGCCAGACTGAACGCCAGGACGGCCAGCATGACGCTGGAGGAGAGGACGAGCTTCTGGCCGATCGTGAGACGGCGAAACCAGCTCGTCAGACCGCCGCGCATGGCGTAACGTACCATAGCGGCGGAAGCGGTGCCAGCTACCGCATCATCACCTTGCCGCTCTTGCTCCAATAATAGAAGAACGAAAAATTCGGATAAATTGCGTTGATGGCGTTCTGTCCGGCCACTGTGAAGAGCACGCCCGCAGCGCACAAGAAATTCGTATCGCCAATCCGCCACTGAACAGAAGGCTCTACTCCGATCACCGAAAACCCGCTTTTCTGGCCCGCATTGATCGCGTGTCCGTCGAAACGATGAGTGAGACCGTGCAAGGTGACAAACTCCAGGTTGTAGCCGAATCCATGTTTGTCGCTCAGGATATGCTCAAAGATCAGGCGTGTGTTGATTAAATCGCCCGCGTAGGTGGCTTCGCCGCGTTCGTTCTTGAGGCCGGGGGCGGAATAGGTATAATAGACGCCGCCGCTCCAGCGAAAGGGCTGGAGATTTTTTCGAAAGGCCAGACCGGTCGTAAAACTCACCTCCCCGAACCGAGTGGAGGGAAAGCGTCCGATTGGGGAAAACCCTCCGGGAGGTTTATCCGTCCCGGCCCACTTGCTGGTTGGAAAGGCCACCTGATTGAACCAGTTGACGCTGGGCACCCAACTGTCCGGGTCCTGCACGACAGGACGGTACTTGAGCGTGAAGGAGAGATCGCCCCAGCCGGCGTCATTCGTCACCTTCCCGTTCTCCCTGGCCCAAAAAGCTGACAGCGCGGTTTGCGCCCCGAGTTCCCAATGGTCGGTCAGGCCGTACGCAGTCTGAATGAACGGAAGCTGCGCACTGTAAAGGTGGACGGGGCCGGCCTTCGTATCGGTCGCGAAGCGCAGTTGATTGCCGAAACTGCTCTCGCCGATTTGCGAAAAGATGAGGGGCCGAATGTACCACTGCCCTTCCGGCTGGATGTCCGGCGAAGAAATCAGCATCGGCCCGTGCGAGAGGGGATTCCAACTTTTGCGGTACTTCCGAATTTCCTCTTCGGTCGGTACCCACTGAATCTGGGCGAGCCAATCGACTATATCGGTTGCGGTTGTTACGGAAGGTGAAGCCAGGAGCAGGAAAAGGACGCCGAGCAGAAGGAGTGGCGGGCGTATGCCTTTGCCGAGGCGAGCGCGAAGAAGCTCCGAGTTTGTCACGGAGCGAGTATAGCAACTGGCGAAAGAGAGAGGAAGGAGCTTAAACCGTAGCCGGTGCAAGATGGTCGCCCGCGGAATGCACCGCCGGAAAGCATGGAGGACGGTATGGCCAGTCGTGCACTCCCAGTTCACCTGTGTGTCGGAACCGAGTGTCTGATGAGAATCGGCGCATTGCTCGCGCCTGTTCTGCTTCTGTCGGGCTGCGCCGAGATCGGCGTCCCGGCGCAGGGCATCATCGTCGTCGACGTCAAGGCGGGCGAACGGCACACCTGTGCCCTGACCTCGTCCGGCAGAGTGAAATGCTGGGGGTTCAACCACGACGGTCAGTTGGGTGACGGCACTCAAACCGATCGGGGCGCCCCGGTGGACGTGGTAGGTTTGACAAGCGGAGCAAAGGCGATTACGACCGGATGGCGGCACAGTTGTGCCGTGACCTCGTTGGGCGGCGTGAAATGCTGGGGGAACAACCACGATGGGCAGGTCGGCGACGGATCGAAGGACGACCGGAGGACGCCGCAAGACGTGGTGGGCTTGTTGGCGCGGGCGACCGCCATTGCCGCGGGGGAGCGGCATACCTGCGCCGTCACCGAGACCGGCGGGGTGAAGTGTTGGGGGCACAACCACGATGGGCAGCTTGGGGATGGGACGAGGAAGGATCGGGTCACCCCTGTCGACGTGACGGGGCTGACCAGCGGCGTGGCGTCCATCACGGCGGGGTGGCGGCACACCTGCGCACTCACCACAGCGGGAGGGGTGAAATGCTGGGGGAACAATCACGATGGGCAACTTGGCAACGGAACGGAGAACGATAGTCCGTTGCCTGTCGATGTCGTCGGGCTGACGAGCGGCGTGACCGCGGTCGCTGCCCGCTGGCGGCATACCTGTGCGCTCACAAGCGCCGGCGGCGTCAAGTGCTGGGGAGGAAATCACCGCGGCCAGGTCGGCGATGGAACCAGGCGCGACAGAAATGTTCCCGTGGATGTCGCAGGGCTGACCCATGGTGTGAAAGCGATCGCGTGCGGATGGGGCCATAACTGCGCCCTGCTGACCGACGGTGGAGTCAAATGCTGGGGTAGTAATCATGAAGGGCAGCTCGGAGACGGCACCGGTAAGGACCGAAATGCGCCGGTCGATGTCGTACTGGCTCTAGCCGGAGTGAGCGCCATTACCGCGGGAGGAGAGCATACCTGCGCAGTGGTGAAGGGAACGGTCCTCTGTTGGGGGGCGAACGAGGACGGACAGCTCGGTGACGGGACCTTCAAGAACACGCTTGCGCTGAAACCCGAGCCCAGTGACTGACCGCCGGAGCGTCTGCCGCACGCATGAGAAGGACGGAACTCCCGTGCCTCAAACGTAGGCTTTTGCGCCGATCGCTTCAACGCGTGTTCAGTCTCACTACAATGGCCCCCATCACATCCCCCTGCCTGAAATCGCGCTTGGGACTGGCCGGATGGGTGTTGTGACAATCCGCGCAAGCCTGGACGATGGCGAAGTCCGCGGCAAGGCCCTTAAATTGGTCGGCGTCCGCAAACGTCACGACTTTCAAGTCAGGATTTCGGGCCAGTTTCTTTAAGGCTTCGGCCTCCGCCTGTGTCTTCGGCAGATTGGCCGGGTTGATCGGCGTCAACCCGATCAGCCCTAAGTCGAAACTCCTGATCTCCGCTCCGGCCGCTTTGACGAACTGCGCCGGCAGCATGATCGCGTGGTCTTCTGTGATCCACTGTTCGCTGGGCTTGACCCCCACCTTTTCGGCTTTCTCGACGATGGTTTTGGAATACACCGTACGGAAAGCCTGAGCCGTCTCCAGCACGTACCTAGCCGTTGTCTCGAGCGGGTTGTCGGTGGCTTGGACCAGAGAAACGGCGAGGCCGATCGACAAGGCGATCACCGCGCCATTCGCCGGCATCAAATGAAAGTGTTTCATAAGAGCCTCACAAACAAAGTTGGTCTGTCGAGCTGTGTGTAGGGGGTACTCCTTGCAGGCGCGGTTTGTCAAGAATCGTTCTGCCATGATCGCCTTGGCGCCGCTGCAACCACGAGCGGTTCCGCCGTGAGCTTCCACCGCGCGGCCATCGGGTAAGGCCCGCGCGAACGCCCCGGGTTCGCTCCCGAAATACGGCTGTCCCGGGAGTGAGTGCAAGATGACGAGTCGAGTCCTGAAAAAACGGCCGGACACACACAGCCGGCGTTTCCCCATCGGCACGGTCCTCTGGCAGGGCGGATTCGGGAGGTGATGCGGACGCCCCCTGCCTCGGTAGCGTTTCAGGGCGAAAAGGATGAGTGACAGTATAGTTGACAAGATATCTCCTATCGGCGTATAGTTTGCGCCCGCTCATGGGCGAAAAGCACAAGGCTGAACCGGCTTCCAATATCGAGAATCGCCTGCAGACCATCCGCATGGCGCGCGGCCTTTCGCAAACCGAACTCGCGAGGTCGGCGGGCATCACGCGTCAGGCGGTTTGCGCCATCGAAGCCAATCGGTATCTGCCCACGACGGCCGTAGCGCTTCGTCTGGCCGGCGCGCTGGGTTGCCGCGTCGAGGATCTTTTTAGCCTGCTGACGATCGGAGAGCACATCGAAGGCGATCTGGTCGGCAGCATCCCCCTTCATGCATCACATGCCGGTCAAGCCCGCGTCAAGGTCGCACGCATCGGAACCCGGTTCGTCATCCGTCCTGTCTCGGCGCTGGGCGAGATCTTGAACTTCACCGTGCCGGCGGATGGGTTACTCATCGGCCCGGCAGGTGGTGAGCGACGAACGGTCAAGCCGGGTAGTCGGGTCACCGTGCGGTTGCTCAGGGATCGTCGCGGGGTCGAGCAGGAGGTTGCCGTCGCCGGCTGCGACCCCGCCATCGTGCTGGCCGGTGAATATCTGCGGCGTCATCACCACGCGGCGACCGTCGTCGGCTGGACGATGGGCAGCGCGGCCGCGCTGGAGGCGCTCAAGCGGGGGGAAGTCCACATGGCCGGGCTCCATATCGTCGATGCGAAGTCGGGCGAATCGAATCTCCCGTATTTGCGGCGGCACCTCACGGGCGAAGATGTCATGGTGGTGACTTTCGCCATTTGGGAAGAGGGGCTGCTGGTGCGGAGTGGGAATCCGAAAGGCATCCGGAATATCGGCGACCTCGCGCGCGAGGATGTCACGTTGATGAATCGGGAGGGGGGGGCAGGAGCGCGGTTGTTGCTCGATCAGAAGCTGGCGGCGACGGGAATCGATCCGGCGCAGGTCAACGGATACCGCCATGTAGCGCGGTCACATTTTGAAGTCGCGAGAACCGTGGCCGAAGGTCGCGCGGATGTGGGCATCGGCATCCGTGCTGCGGCTCGCTATTACGGACTGGACTTTATCCCGCTTCAAGAGGCGCGGTATGACTTGGTCGTCCCCAAGGCGGTGATCGCTTCGCATCCGACTCTCTCGGTCCTGTTGGACACGATCGTCAGCCGGCCGTTTCGCACCGAGGTGGAAGCGTTGGGCGGGTACGATACGAGGGAGACGGGAACCGTCAGAAGCCTGCGGGGATCGCGTGTCGTCCACGCGAAAAGCAGAAAGGAGGAAGGCTAGATGATCGTTCCAATCAGAATCGCGGCGTCTGCCCTGGTGTTCTTGTGCGTCGGACTGTTCTGCCGGTTGGAGCTCGCACGGGCTGAGTTGTTAGTGATTGCCGCCTCACCAACCGTCAAGGTGCCGCTCGAAGCGCTCGGCAACGCGTTCGAAGCGCAGTTCCCCGGCACACGGGTTCGGTTGCATGTCGAGCCTGCGCTGGAGCTGCGCCAGACGATTGCCGGCATGCAAAACAATTTGATGGTCAACATCCACCGGGGGCGAGGGCTGATTCATCTCATTGCACCGGGGGGCGACGAATTGCTCACCCGCCTGGAGTCCAAAAACTACATCCGGCCGGGGTCGCGTCGGCCATATGCGGTGCAGCCGTTGGTGCTGGTGGTGCCGGAGTCGGTGGTCGAGGCGCCGATGACGTTCGAGGCGCTGGCACAGGGTGAGCGCCTGCGGATCGTCATCGCCGATCCGGCCGTGACGATCCTGGGGCAGAAGAGCCGAGCCCTGCTCCAATCGCTCGGACTCTGGCAGGCCGTGAACGGGCGGTTGACTCTCGCTGCGGATGCCCGCGGCGTCATCGATCACCTGATGCGAGGAGAGGCCGATGTGGGCATCCTGTTCGGGCCTGAGGCCGTACGAGAGCAACAGCGCATCCGCATTGCGGCAGTTGCGAATCACGGACAGACGGAGGCGGTGGTCTATTCGCTGGCTATGGACGCCGAATGTCCGGACCGAGCTCTCGCCCAGCGATTTATCGAATTCACGCAGGGGAGGGAAGCGCAAGCCGCGTTGCGATCGCTCGGGTATCTGTCGCCGGTCGAAGCGTTGAATGGGAAGGCGCCGGAGGCGATGACGGCGGGCCGATAGGGATGGCAGGAAATTTTTTTTATGAGGAAGTTGTCAACTATAGCAGTCAGAATATCATTCATCCTGACTAGAGGAGGACAGGGGCATGACCGACAACGAAGAGAGCGTGATGAGTCGTCGCCGGCCGCTGAAGCAGTGGAGCAAGCGGGTTCTGACAATTGTTCTGCTGGGAACCTTCCTGGCCGCAGCCGGGTGCGCCAGGCTGCCGTATACCACGCAGGTGGTGCAGGAAGATCAGCGGGTGCTGGTCGCCATTCAGCGGGAGGTTGTGCCGGTGAGCTACACCCATCCGGTCAAGCTGAGCGCGCAAGAGATTCGAAGCATTCTGAAAGGCTTTTCGATCCGGGAGAAAAAGGCATTGCCGTTGCGCTGGTTTGCCGAAGAGAAACCGCCCCAACCGCTGTTTCGCGAGGATGAGCTGAATGTGCTGGTTTCGCATCTCTCGGTCGCTCTGGAAAAGGTCGGGCCGAGCGACCGGGTCGCGTTTTCCGTGTTCGCGCCCGGGTTCAATCCGGCGGTCGCTCGCGATACGACGTCGGGCTGGATCGCCGTGCGCGATCCCTACTGGCATCTGACGATCGATCATTTTCACGTTCAAATCCCCACCAGGAAATCCGATCAGTACGATCCCAATTATCCGCTCGTGCCGCCGGTGCCGGGCAACTACCTCCTCATGTTCGAGCCGGGACGGTTTTGGGTCACTGATCCAGCGAGGGGTGTCCGGGCAGTGGACTATCGGGAATTTCTCAAGTCGGCGGAGTCGTTACCGGCCCGGTGATGCTCGTCCGTCAGCGCATCACGGAGCGGTTCTCGCGTCGTTCGGATCGAAGGGAGGAAGATCTATGAAAGGTCAGGACGTGGAAGCGCAGGCCGCCGGTCGCGACGCCGGTCGTTTCTGTCGCTGGGGCACGTGGGTCTTGGTGGCGGTCGGGTTTATCGCCTGGAGCGTTCCGGCCATGGCCGTGGAAGGCGGAAAGCTCATCGAAAAAGACGGCAAGTACGTCTTTGTGGAAGATCAGGATCCGGCGCTCAAGCTGCTGTTGGAGCGGGCCGTCAAACAGGGATGGATTACCGAGGAGGAATACGAACGGGTGAAAAAAGAGTCGGAGGAGCGCGCCTATCTCCTCTCGCCGAGCTTCAAAGCCTGGTACGACCGGGGTTTTAACTTCTCGATGAACGACAACAGCTTCTTCCTCAAGATCCGGTTCCGGGGCCAGATGCGCTTCACCCAGCGGTTTCAGAACGACGCCTGGCGGAACCCTGGCGACGCGAAGAATTTTCCCGAGCTGCTGGGCGTCTTCGGCGATTATCGGGCGACTCGGCTCGGGGCGACCGCGTCAAGCTTCAATATTCGGCGCGCCCGGCTCTACTTCATGGGGCATCTCTTTAGCCCGGACTTCAAGTATTACACCCAGTTCTCCGGAGAGACCGCGGAGAACTCGCAGACCCCCAGCGCGGTTCGGGTGCTCGACTTGGCGCTGACCAGCTCACATGTTTCCTGGTTGAACGTGCAAGCGGGGCAGTACAAGGTGTTCTTCAACCGTGCGCAGATCAACTCGACTGCGTCCATGCAGTTCGCCGAGCGGGCGCTCGTCATGGATGCCTTTACCGCCAGCGGCCTTGACCGGCGGGACATTGGCCTCACGATCATGAACGACGAAGAAATTTACCCCGTCAACTATTACTTCGGAGTCTTCAACGGGGCCGGTCCAAGCTTCAATCGCCTGGGCGGGTTTTTCAGCGAGGAGCCGACCCCCGGGTGTCCGGGCGGCACAACGGGCCAGAATCCCTTTCCTTCTACGACCGGCTGCGCGCCGCCGCAGCGGAACATCAACGCGAACCTCCGGTCGAACCTGAACCAGCTCATGTACTCGGCCCGCGTGATGTGGAACGTGATGGGCCGGCCCGGGTACGGGGAAGGCGACCTCGCCTACTCCGAGACGCCGCAGATGGCCATCGGAGGCGGGTTTTCCTACAATCCAGCCGTAGACACAAGCTCGAACAGCTCGTTTATCGGCACCGACCTCGCCAACCTCAACTTTCGCCGGCAGCTTGCCACCTTTGGGAATGGCCGTGCCTTGGGTTGGGGTGTTGTGGATTTTGCCACCTGGGGAGTGGACGGAGTCTTCAAGTACCGGGGGTTCTCGCTCCAGGGCGAATATTATTTCAAAAATATCACCAGGCATAACAAGGGGCTGCCCTGCATGAGGGCGGTCGCGAACAACGACCCGAACACCGGCTGCACGGCGTTCGCGCCAGGACTGCTGGGCAATTCCATGGGCTGGTATGTCCAGAGCGGATACTACCTCGTTCCTCGCACGCTGGAGGTGGCCGCCCGCTATGCCTATTGGGACCCGGACACCAACTCGGCGGATGATCTTGTGCGACAGGTGGATGTGTCGCTGAACTGGTTCCTGGGAGGGACCTACGACCACCAGATCATGCTGACGTTCAGCAACATCCAGATGGGGACCGGCGGCTATGCGATCGGCCGGAGCGATCCGCTGCCGCCCGGTTCTGGCTCGGTGCCCCTGGACGCGGTTGGCGGGACGCTGATCCAGAACATGATTCGGGTCCAGTACCAGCTTTTCTGGTGAGCCTGCATTCTGAGACGGACGGTGCATAAGGGGCCCCTGTGCGGGGAGAAAGGAGGACCGGTGTTGGGATTGCAACGACGCCCGACAACGTGGGACCGGGTGAATATTGTGATTGATCCTAGACAAGTTGAGGCGAGGCGATATGGAGCCTCGTTGCTCAGCTCGATGCAACGGGTGACACGGACGTTGAGCCTCTGAGCGTCAGGCACATTGCATGAAGAAGAGCAATGGGTGCCCCAACGAAGCTGGAAAGCTTTTTCAACATCCTGCTACAGCTC encodes the following:
- a CDS encoding response regulator → MHCATAATGKRILLVEDNRGECELLQEAIAQQGFGESTLAMHDAESALALLQAQARSPQPALPQVIILDLHLRDMTGIELVYRLRADARLPLIPIVMLTTSDDPRDIRACYEAGASAYVVKPGTFEELSTLAHDLCRHWLHWNRTPHPIESRC
- a CDS encoding sigma-54 dependent transcriptional regulator, which produces MKVLVIDDEEFVRLVLEETLRQEGCAVTMVEHGQAGLDALKVSSYDCVITDLRMPGVDGRAVVEWVREHQPDVDVIVLTGHGEIRAAVEAIKAGAWDFLVKETPFDGSQVAAALAKLKAVRALRRENLAFRLESAARRVDRILHGTSLAWRKLMELVRKIAPSNAPVLIQGETGTGKELIARTFHALSSRRDAPFLAVNCGTVKGDLLESELFGYEKGAFTGAVAPKSGLIAAAEGGTLFLDEIGEMSGPMQVSVLRVLDRGEYRQVGGTRILTADVRFIGATNRDLQDLVLAGRFRDDLLYRINTVTLRVPPLRERPEDIPLLAEGFLQALWPPGLPPRVFSKPSIERLAAYPWPGNVRELRNVVERLVLLSPPGAAPTIEPDELAALLPAAQDRLSSRHTAPPRSLDEAEQKHILRILKEHGGNKTQTARTLGIDYKTLLTKLRKYGVTEEQSGS
- a CDS encoding ATP-binding protein, with product MRGGLTSWFRRLTIGQKLVLSSSVMLAVLAFSLAAILIYLVRINSYVDRHQRITVPAIITAATMQRETLELNLIYHVFLERKSSDGLEDTLDRLNAHAAAINRSLELYRTTHAARTHPILYRMLTDHHQTALADQEDAAIRRIESAIETLTANWKTYLSAARATRPGSRSPAQQADRLIGELTDGLDQLADAHVRIDMEMKREGDLLVSRARGVALALVALLALVITATYALFNKQIAQPLTHLATTADRVARQDLSASFDLWPSKDEVGMLSASLVAMLATLRERTRALERKTKELEAFTYSVAHDLKAPLREIEGFSSLLERKFGRTMDPTASGYAAKIHASSLQMIALIDALLRYSRLERQTLPRVRVDLRALVHAVVSDRLQSAPFPAPTVTVDLPAAEIPGDPAAIRQAVVNLLDNALKFSRGDVPPEICIGGTVTAHEYVLWIKDNGIGFDSKETERIFGLFERLHAPSEFEGTGVGLAIVKLVMEKHGGRVWAESSPGKGSVFYLAFPMKDVP
- a CDS encoding DUF3365 domain-containing protein, with product MKHFHLMPANGAVIALSIGLAVSLVQATDNPLETTARYVLETAQAFRTVYSKTIVEKAEKVGVKPSEQWITEDHAIMLPAQFVKAAGAEIRSFDLGLIGLTPINPANLPKTQAEAEALKKLARNPDLKVVTFADADQFKGLAADFAIVQACADCHNTHPASPKRDFRQGDVMGAIVVRLNTR
- a CDS encoding substrate-binding domain-containing protein, which gives rise to MGEKHKAEPASNIENRLQTIRMARGLSQTELARSAGITRQAVCAIEANRYLPTTAVALRLAGALGCRVEDLFSLLTIGEHIEGDLVGSIPLHASHAGQARVKVARIGTRFVIRPVSALGEILNFTVPADGLLIGPAGGERRTVKPGSRVTVRLLRDRRGVEQEVAVAGCDPAIVLAGEYLRRHHHAATVVGWTMGSAAALEALKRGEVHMAGLHIVDAKSGESNLPYLRRHLTGEDVMVVTFAIWEEGLLVRSGNPKGIRNIGDLAREDVTLMNREGGAGARLLLDQKLAATGIDPAQVNGYRHVARSHFEVARTVAEGRADVGIGIRAAARYYGLDFIPLQEARYDLVVPKAVIASHPTLSVLLDTIVSRPFRTEVEALGGYDTRETGTVRSLRGSRVVHAKSRKEEG
- the modA gene encoding molybdate ABC transporter substrate-binding protein, whose translation is MIVPIRIAASALVFLCVGLFCRLELARAELLVIAASPTVKVPLEALGNAFEAQFPGTRVRLHVEPALELRQTIAGMQNNLMVNIHRGRGLIHLIAPGGDELLTRLESKNYIRPGSRRPYAVQPLVLVVPESVVEAPMTFEALAQGERLRIVIADPAVTILGQKSRALLQSLGLWQAVNGRLTLAADARGVIDHLMRGEADVGILFGPEAVREQQRIRIAAVANHGQTEAVVYSLAMDAECPDRALAQRFIEFTQGREAQAALRSLGYLSPVEALNGKAPEAMTAGR
- a CDS encoding porin, with amino-acid sequence MKGQDVEAQAAGRDAGRFCRWGTWVLVAVGFIAWSVPAMAVEGGKLIEKDGKYVFVEDQDPALKLLLERAVKQGWITEEEYERVKKESEERAYLLSPSFKAWYDRGFNFSMNDNSFFLKIRFRGQMRFTQRFQNDAWRNPGDAKNFPELLGVFGDYRATRLGATASSFNIRRARLYFMGHLFSPDFKYYTQFSGETAENSQTPSAVRVLDLALTSSHVSWLNVQAGQYKVFFNRAQINSTASMQFAERALVMDAFTASGLDRRDIGLTIMNDEEIYPVNYYFGVFNGAGPSFNRLGGFFSEEPTPGCPGGTTGQNPFPSTTGCAPPQRNINANLRSNLNQLMYSARVMWNVMGRPGYGEGDLAYSETPQMAIGGGFSYNPAVDTSSNSSFIGTDLANLNFRRQLATFGNGRALGWGVVDFATWGVDGVFKYRGFSLQGEYYFKNITRHNKGLPCMRAVANNDPNTGCTAFAPGLLGNSMGWYVQSGYYLVPRTLEVAARYAYWDPDTNSADDLVRQVDVSLNWFLGGTYDHQIMLTFSNIQMGTGGYAIGRSDPLPPGSGSVPLDAVGGTLIQNMIRVQYQLFW